Proteins co-encoded in one Hypanus sabinus isolate sHypSab1 chromosome 6, sHypSab1.hap1, whole genome shotgun sequence genomic window:
- the LOC132395996 gene encoding protein PIMREG-like: MQARIMESMVTGWRKQQQPLQEEDDSPQADVLRRKPSSGSLNALRMSLRKRLPLKQVDFNVEHTPTWESLELAKKPTAIRALGRTARNTWGNVSQKLQKRRQSRSEFLVVTPSKTETPQTPGSGSKRRTPRRTPRSREGRLRGTPPSGKRTPGRSKASWREVGPPGQPGKDGLPLRRSIRSAALTSPYGTPTAISRQRQFDRDLESVSFGIGQLKRLSQVFDEAITKEESGCYTFSN; the protein is encoded by the exons ATGCAGGCGAGGATCATGGAGTCCATGGTCACAGGCTGGAGGAAGCAGCAGCAGCCTTTGCAGGAGGAAGACGACAGCCCTCAAGCCGACGTACTGAGGAGGAAGCCATCGTCCGGCTCCCTCAACGCCCTCCGCATGTCCCTGAGGAAGAGGCTGCCTCTCAAGCAGGTGGACTTCAACGTGGAGCACACTCCGACCTGGGAGAGCCTGGAGCTCGCCAAGAAGCCCACTGCCATCCGAGCCCTGGGGCGGACGGCGAGGAACACCTGGGGCAACGTCTCCCAG AAACTCCAGAAGAGACGGCAGAGTCGCAGTGAGTTCCTGGTGGTCACTCCTTCAAAGACCGAAACTCCCCAAACACCTGGGAGTGGTTCGAAGAGAAGAACGCCACGCAGGACCCCTCGCAGCAGGGAGGGGAGGCTCCGCGGGACCCCACCCAGCGGGAAACGTACTCCTGGCCGTTCGAAGGCCAGCTGGAGGGAAGTTGGCCCTCCAGGCCAGCCAGGCAAGGATGGGCTCCCTTTGAGAAGGTCGATTAGATCTGCTGCACTGACGAGTCCCTATGGCACACCAACGGCCATTAGCAGGCAAAG ACAGTTCGACCGAGATCTAGAATCTGTGTCCTTTGGAATTGGTCAGTTGAAGCGTCTGTCCCAGGTTTTTGATGAAGCCATCACCAAGGAAGAAAG